The proteins below come from a single Pandoraea apista genomic window:
- a CDS encoding putative 2-aminoethylphosphonate ABC transporter substrate-binding protein, producing the protein MNQSLRRAMRAAAVLAAGLFCAAQAGHALAKTTLTVYTAWEVEVMRPYAEAFQKANPDIEIKYVRDSTGVVTAKVLAEKANPQADVIAGLAASSLELIKQEGLLTPYAPKGFDQLTRAYSDKANPPSWVGLDVWGATVCFNTVEAAKRNLPKPTSWEDLTKPIYKGMIVMPNPATSGTGFLDVTAWLQMFGKEGGWKYMDSLDKNIVKYTHSGSKPCRDAGAGEYPIGISFEFNAHRTKAAGAPIDLVFPKEGLGYDIEAAGIVKTTKKLDAAKRYMDWLASKEANEMYAKDWAIVAYPGVAKKFDTIPVNYPDMLVKNDFTEIAKSRESVLAEWQKRYGAKSEKK; encoded by the coding sequence ATGAACCAATCGTTGCGCCGCGCCATGCGTGCTGCCGCCGTTCTCGCCGCCGGACTTTTCTGCGCCGCCCAAGCGGGCCACGCGCTGGCCAAGACCACGCTGACCGTCTATACGGCGTGGGAAGTCGAAGTCATGCGCCCCTACGCGGAGGCATTCCAGAAAGCGAACCCCGACATTGAAATCAAGTACGTGCGCGACTCTACGGGCGTGGTGACCGCGAAGGTGCTCGCGGAAAAAGCTAACCCGCAGGCCGACGTGATTGCGGGGCTGGCGGCGTCGAGTCTCGAACTGATCAAGCAGGAAGGTCTGCTCACGCCGTATGCTCCCAAGGGATTCGATCAGCTCACGCGCGCCTATAGCGACAAAGCGAACCCGCCGTCGTGGGTCGGCCTGGACGTATGGGGCGCCACGGTGTGCTTCAACACAGTGGAAGCCGCGAAACGCAATCTGCCGAAGCCCACGTCGTGGGAAGACCTGACCAAGCCGATTTACAAAGGCATGATCGTGATGCCCAATCCGGCCACCTCCGGCACGGGCTTTCTCGACGTGACCGCGTGGCTCCAGATGTTCGGCAAGGAAGGCGGCTGGAAGTACATGGACTCGCTCGACAAGAACATCGTCAAGTACACGCACTCGGGCTCGAAGCCGTGTCGCGACGCTGGCGCGGGCGAGTATCCCATTGGTATTTCGTTCGAATTCAACGCGCATCGCACGAAGGCCGCTGGCGCGCCCATCGACCTTGTGTTTCCCAAGGAAGGGCTGGGCTACGACATCGAAGCCGCCGGTATCGTGAAGACCACCAAGAAGCTCGACGCCGCCAAGCGCTACATGGACTGGCTCGCCAGCAAGGAAGCCAATGAGATGTACGCGAAGGACTGGGCGATCGTGGCGTATCCGGGTGTGGCGAAGAAGTTCGACACGATTCCGGTCAACTATCCGGACATGCTCGTGAAGAACGACTTCACGGAGATCGCGAAGAGCCGCGAATCGGTGCTTGCCGAATGGCAGAAGCGCTACGGCGCCAAGTCGGAGAAGAAGTAA
- a CDS encoding phosphonate utilization associated transcriptional regulator has protein sequence MTPKTTSPTAIELLQSQSLTTLVQHEIERQIMAGTLTPGTKLNEIEVAGRLGVSRGPVREAFRALEEAGLLRTEKNRGVFVRVISLEEAEEIYALRGVLDEYVGRTLAETITSEQLTRLRESVEAMHRAVESGDSEAYYQLNVSFHDSLVEMVGNRKLLETYRRLVKELSLFRHEALTGDTTAPPKSEREHRDIVSAIASRDPERAAQVTREHLARGRARIREALARAPGASAQAKAG, from the coding sequence ATGACGCCCAAGACCACGTCGCCTACGGCAATCGAGTTGTTGCAAAGCCAGTCGCTCACCACACTCGTTCAGCACGAGATCGAGCGCCAGATCATGGCAGGCACGCTCACGCCCGGCACCAAGCTCAACGAGATCGAGGTGGCTGGCCGTCTGGGCGTGTCGCGCGGTCCGGTGCGCGAGGCGTTTCGTGCACTGGAAGAGGCGGGGCTGTTACGCACCGAAAAGAACCGCGGCGTATTCGTGCGGGTCATCTCGCTGGAAGAGGCCGAAGAGATTTACGCGTTGCGTGGCGTGCTCGACGAATACGTAGGCCGCACGCTGGCCGAGACGATTACGTCGGAGCAACTCACCCGGTTACGCGAATCCGTGGAAGCGATGCATCGCGCGGTGGAGTCTGGCGACAGCGAGGCGTACTACCAGTTGAACGTGTCGTTCCACGATTCGCTTGTCGAGATGGTTGGCAATCGCAAGTTGCTCGAGACCTACCGGCGGCTGGTCAAGGAGTTGAGCCTGTTCCGTCACGAAGCGTTGACGGGCGATACCACCGCGCCGCCGAAGTCGGAGCGCGAGCACCGCGACATTGTGAGCGCGATTGCCTCGCGAGACCCCGAGCGGGCCGCGCAGGTCACGCGCGAGCATCTGGCGCGCGGCCGGGCACGTATTCGTGAAGCGCTTGCGCGTGCACCGGGGGCTTCGGCGCAGGCGAAGGCCGGCTGA
- a CDS encoding DUF488 domain-containing protein, with amino-acid sequence MPSSKATDVARPAKAGVAGKRGTRSIEIRFKRVYDAPDPADGQRILADRLWPRGLAKVKAHVDFWAKDVTPSTPLRQWFHQHPEHFDEFRQRFLDELSALDADHNAMLAELRTRLADGPVTLLTAAHRLEDDEAHTHLHVLRDFLESR; translated from the coding sequence ATGCCTTCATCGAAAGCCACCGACGTGGCGCGCCCGGCCAAAGCGGGCGTAGCCGGCAAACGCGGCACCAGGTCTATCGAGATTCGATTCAAGCGTGTCTACGATGCTCCCGATCCCGCCGACGGACAACGCATCCTCGCCGACCGTCTCTGGCCGCGCGGCCTCGCCAAGGTCAAGGCGCATGTCGACTTCTGGGCCAAGGACGTCACGCCGAGCACGCCGCTTCGACAGTGGTTTCACCAGCATCCCGAGCATTTCGACGAGTTCCGTCAGCGCTTTCTCGACGAACTCTCCGCGCTCGACGCCGACCACAACGCCATGCTCGCCGAACTGCGCACACGACTGGCAGACGGCCCTGTCACGTTGCTCACCGCCGCCCATCGCCTCGAAGATGACGAAGCGCACACGCACCTGCATGTGCTCCGCGACTTTCTCGAATCACGTTAA
- the phnA gene encoding phosphonoacetate hydrolase gives MNQPVQIQVNGRQYRLPQQPTVIVCVDGCQFEYLEAAAAAGVAPYLKHLLADGAVFQGDCVVPSFTNPNNLSIVTGAPPAVHGICGNYFFDPAADGGRGAEVMMNDPAYLRAGTVLAAAADAGASVAVVTAKDKLRKLLGHRMKGICFSSEKSDQVTLEENGIEDVLSLVGMPVPDVYSAALSEFVFAAGVRLLETRHIDLMYLSTTDYVQHKWAPGTEGANAFYAMMDKYLRRMDELGAVIGLTADHGMNAKHDPKTGQPNVIYLQDLLDDWLGKGVEAGGARVILPITDPYVVHHGALGSFATIYLPRDVDRDAIRQRIAALPGIEVVHTNADACARFELPPDRVGDLVVVSDQSVVLGTSASRHDLTGLTVPLRSHGGISEQTVPLLFNRKTQGIPGRARLRNFDILDVALNHV, from the coding sequence GTGAACCAGCCCGTGCAGATCCAAGTGAACGGCCGCCAGTACCGGCTGCCGCAACAGCCAACGGTCATCGTGTGTGTCGATGGCTGTCAGTTCGAGTATCTCGAAGCCGCAGCAGCGGCAGGTGTGGCGCCCTACCTGAAGCACTTGCTGGCCGACGGCGCGGTCTTCCAGGGCGACTGCGTCGTGCCGTCGTTCACCAACCCGAACAATCTGTCGATCGTGACCGGTGCGCCCCCCGCCGTGCACGGCATCTGCGGCAACTACTTCTTCGATCCGGCCGCCGACGGCGGACGCGGTGCGGAAGTCATGATGAACGACCCGGCCTATCTGCGCGCGGGCACTGTGCTGGCCGCTGCCGCCGATGCGGGCGCGAGCGTTGCCGTCGTGACCGCCAAGGACAAGCTGCGCAAGCTGCTCGGCCATCGCATGAAGGGCATCTGCTTCTCGTCGGAGAAGTCCGATCAGGTCACGCTGGAAGAGAACGGCATCGAAGACGTGCTGAGTCTCGTCGGCATGCCGGTGCCGGATGTCTACAGCGCAGCACTCTCCGAGTTCGTGTTCGCCGCGGGCGTTCGTCTGCTCGAGACGCGTCACATCGACCTGATGTACCTCTCGACGACCGACTACGTTCAGCACAAGTGGGCGCCGGGCACGGAGGGCGCAAATGCCTTCTACGCGATGATGGACAAGTACCTGCGCCGCATGGACGAGTTGGGCGCGGTCATCGGCCTGACGGCCGACCACGGCATGAACGCCAAGCACGATCCGAAGACCGGTCAGCCCAATGTCATCTATTTGCAGGATCTGCTCGACGACTGGCTCGGCAAGGGCGTGGAAGCCGGTGGTGCACGCGTGATTCTGCCGATTACCGATCCGTATGTGGTGCATCACGGCGCGCTGGGGTCGTTTGCCACGATCTACCTGCCGCGCGATGTGGATCGCGACGCCATCCGTCAGCGCATTGCCGCGTTGCCCGGTATCGAGGTGGTGCATACCAATGCCGACGCCTGCGCGCGCTTCGAGCTGCCACCCGATCGCGTGGGCGATCTCGTGGTCGTGAGCGATCAGTCGGTCGTGTTGGGCACGAGCGCAAGTCGTCACGACCTGACCGGACTCACGGTGCCGCTGCGCTCGCACGGCGGGATCTCCGAGCAGACCGTACCGCTGCTCTTCAACCGGAAAACGCAAGGAATTCCGGGCAGGGCGCGATTGCGCAACTTCGACATTCTCGATGTCGCACTCAATCACGTTTGA
- a CDS encoding putative 2-aminoethylphosphonate ABC transporter ATP-binding protein has translation MSDDTYLSLAGIHKRFDSTVVLHDIHLNVRRGEMLCFLGPSGCGKTTLLRVIAGLEAQTQGTLSQNGRDISTLPPMQRDYGIVFQSYALFPNLSVAQNVAYGLTNRRVPRAERDARVAELLAMVGLPDAGAKFPGQLSGGQQQRIAIARALATSPGLLLLDEPLSALDARVRVRLRSEIRALQQRLGITTILVTHDQEEALSMADRIVVMNHGVIEQVGTPGEIYQHPATPFVADFVGKTNILPARLGDAGRVRVGEYELTCGTLNGCRTGEEIRVFFRPEDIRVRDLDDLDDDANVFDGAVEKIEFLGAFSRVTLRMHACEHPLYADLSPADMQALQPATGSALRFAVPSAAVRVFRQG, from the coding sequence ATGAGCGACGACACGTATCTGAGCCTCGCCGGCATCCACAAACGCTTCGACAGCACTGTGGTGCTGCACGACATTCATCTCAACGTGCGACGCGGCGAAATGCTGTGTTTTCTCGGTCCTTCGGGCTGCGGCAAAACAACGCTGCTGCGCGTCATCGCCGGACTGGAGGCGCAAACGCAGGGCACGTTGTCGCAGAACGGCCGCGACATTTCGACGTTGCCGCCCATGCAGCGCGACTACGGCATTGTCTTTCAGTCGTACGCGCTGTTTCCCAACCTGAGCGTGGCGCAGAACGTGGCCTACGGCCTGACGAACCGGCGCGTGCCGCGTGCCGAGCGCGACGCGCGCGTGGCCGAGTTGCTGGCGATGGTCGGCCTGCCCGACGCCGGCGCCAAGTTTCCCGGTCAGCTCTCCGGCGGCCAGCAACAGCGCATTGCCATTGCGCGGGCGCTGGCCACATCGCCCGGCCTGTTGTTGCTGGACGAACCGCTCTCCGCGCTCGACGCGCGCGTGCGGGTACGCCTGCGCAGCGAGATTCGCGCGTTGCAACAGCGCCTGGGCATTACCACGATTCTCGTCACGCACGATCAGGAGGAAGCGCTGTCGATGGCCGATCGCATCGTGGTCATGAACCACGGTGTCATCGAGCAGGTCGGCACGCCCGGGGAGATCTATCAACATCCGGCCACGCCTTTCGTAGCCGATTTCGTCGGCAAGACCAACATCCTTCCCGCGCGGCTCGGCGATGCCGGACGCGTGCGCGTGGGAGAGTACGAGTTGACGTGCGGCACGCTCAACGGCTGCCGTACCGGCGAGGAAATCCGCGTCTTTTTCCGGCCGGAAGACATTCGCGTGCGCGATCTCGACGATCTCGACGACGACGCGAACGTGTTCGACGGCGCGGTCGAGAAGATCGAGTTTCTCGGTGCGTTCTCGCGCGTGACATTGCGCATGCACGCGTGCGAACACCCGCTCTATGCCGACCTGTCGCCCGCAGACATGCAGGCCCTCCAACCGGCCACCGGCAGCGCCCTGCGCTTTGCCGTGCCGAGCGCTGCGGTACGCGTCTTCCGTCAGGGGTGA
- the purU gene encoding formyltetrahydrofolate deformylase, with translation MAPIENSYILKLSCPDRPGIVHTVAGFLVERGGNILDSAQFNDRFTGGFFMRVHFQQLPGQTDLASLQRDFAPLAEQFEMQWELVDAAIKPRVMLMVSKIGHCLNDLLFRYKTGQLNVEIPVIVSNHKDFYQLAASYNIPFHHLPLLNSTPESKAAQEAKVFELVQDNNIDLVVLARYMQVLSSDLCKKLAGRAINIHHSFLPSFKGAKPYYQAFDRGVKLIGATAHYVTSDLDEGPIIEQEVERVDHTMDPEQLTAIGRDVECVALARAVRYHAEHRILLNGHKTVIFR, from the coding sequence ATGGCACCGATCGAAAATAGCTACATTCTGAAGTTGTCCTGCCCGGATCGTCCCGGCATCGTCCACACGGTGGCCGGTTTCCTGGTCGAGCGCGGTGGCAACATTCTCGACTCGGCCCAGTTCAACGATCGTTTCACGGGTGGCTTCTTCATGCGCGTGCATTTCCAGCAGCTGCCGGGGCAGACCGATCTGGCTTCGTTGCAACGCGACTTCGCGCCGCTCGCCGAGCAATTCGAAATGCAGTGGGAACTGGTCGACGCCGCGATCAAGCCGCGCGTCATGCTCATGGTCTCGAAGATCGGTCATTGTCTGAACGATCTGCTGTTCCGCTACAAGACCGGCCAGCTTAACGTCGAAATTCCGGTGATCGTGTCGAACCACAAGGATTTCTACCAACTCGCGGCGAGCTACAACATCCCGTTCCATCACCTGCCGCTCCTGAACTCGACGCCGGAATCGAAGGCCGCGCAGGAAGCCAAGGTGTTTGAGCTGGTGCAGGACAACAACATCGATCTGGTGGTGCTCGCCCGCTACATGCAAGTCCTCTCGAGCGATTTGTGCAAGAAGCTCGCCGGTCGCGCGATCAACATCCATCACTCGTTCCTGCCGAGCTTCAAGGGAGCGAAGCCGTACTATCAGGCGTTCGACCGCGGCGTGAAACTGATCGGCGCGACGGCACACTACGTGACGTCCGATCTGGACGAAGGTCCGATCATCGAACAGGAAGTCGAGCGCGTGGATCACACGATGGACCCGGAACAACTGACGGCCATCGGCCGCGACGTGGAGTGCGTGGCGCTGGCGCGTGCCGTGCGTTACCACGCCGAGCATCGCATTCTGCTCAACGGCCACAAGACGGTTATCTTCCGCTAA
- a CDS encoding NUDIX hydrolase produces MSFACIAAARRFDDTAHLPLVIGSQRYGWIRRRDVESLCRWPDVFEISSLAVRIHPRHDTCEARTDALAPVIETLAAEGRITGWRNERYAIRQRLYDAPLAWIERAASRFFGTRTFAVHVNAYVPARFVGEAPKMWIARRSVLKATDPGCLDNAAAGGIGNGIGVGDTLVKECWEEAGIPAHLANEARPGRTLHILAEIPEGVQSEQIFVYDLALPRGFVPENQDGEASAHWLCSAGDVRDVIARGKMTVDASLASLDFLLREGAIRVKDCAGIEALFKPADE; encoded by the coding sequence ATGTCTTTTGCTTGTATTGCGGCGGCGCGCCGCTTCGACGACACGGCGCATTTGCCGCTCGTGATCGGTTCGCAGCGTTATGGATGGATTCGCCGTCGCGACGTCGAATCGCTGTGCCGTTGGCCCGACGTATTCGAAATCAGCTCGCTTGCGGTGCGCATTCACCCGCGCCACGACACCTGCGAGGCCCGCACGGATGCGCTGGCGCCGGTGATCGAGACGTTGGCGGCGGAAGGGCGCATTACCGGCTGGCGCAACGAGCGTTATGCGATCCGGCAGCGTCTTTACGACGCACCGCTCGCGTGGATCGAACGCGCGGCCTCACGCTTCTTCGGCACGCGCACGTTCGCCGTGCATGTGAACGCCTACGTGCCGGCTCGCTTCGTGGGAGAGGCGCCGAAGATGTGGATCGCACGGCGCAGCGTGCTCAAGGCAACCGATCCCGGCTGCCTGGATAACGCTGCGGCCGGTGGCATCGGCAACGGTATCGGCGTGGGCGACACGCTCGTCAAGGAATGCTGGGAAGAAGCCGGTATTCCGGCCCATCTGGCGAACGAGGCGCGGCCCGGCCGCACGCTGCATATTCTCGCGGAGATTCCGGAGGGCGTGCAGTCCGAGCAGATTTTCGTCTACGACCTCGCCCTGCCGCGCGGCTTCGTGCCCGAGAATCAGGACGGCGAGGCGAGCGCGCACTGGCTATGTTCCGCCGGCGATGTGCGCGACGTGATCGCGCGCGGCAAGATGACCGTCGACGCGAGCCTCGCGAGCCTGGATTTCCTGCTGCGCGAGGGCGCCATCCGCGTGAAAGACTGCGCCGGAATCGAAGCACTGTTCAAGCCGGCAGACGAGTAA
- a CDS encoding putative 2-aminoethylphosphonate ABC transporter permease subunit, with product MSSLPSTLTSTPHAHAAPTVPATPAAAGRPVRLASHWTDRLAQGLLFVAAAAGVLFLLAPMAAILIKSVQDNDGHFVGLQHFREYFHSPALFGSIWNSVWISMVTTCMTVPLAFIFAYALTRSCIRGKTLLRNIALIPILGPTLLPAISFIFWFGNQGLLRPFMGDVDIYGPLGIVMSLVNATFPHALMILITALSLTDARLYEAADALGTPMLRRFFTITLPGAKYGVISAAMIVFTYAISDFGIPKVIGGDFNVLATDIYKLVIGQQDFSKGAVVGLVLLVPVGITYLVDSVVQRKQQALLSARAVPYVPKPSRGFDWLMATLCWGMAAIMLAILGMAVYASFVKFWPYNFSLSLGHYRFGLIESGAFDSYVNSLQMAFWCAVWGTAAIFVIAYLLEKTRGMTWLRGFIRMMAVLPMGVPGLVLGLGYIFFFVPEANPLHGLYGTLAILVIVNVVHYYSSSHLTAVTALKQIDPEFEYVSASLKVPFYRTFWRVSAPICLPSIIDISRYLFVNAMTTVSAVVFLYSADTSLASVAIVNMDETGSIGPAAAMATLVVLTSMGVCLLYHAIQIVVERYTQAWRRPSGMVRKTH from the coding sequence ATGAGTTCCCTACCTTCCACGCTGACCAGCACGCCGCATGCTCACGCGGCGCCGACAGTACCGGCAACGCCTGCGGCGGCAGGCCGCCCGGTGCGCCTCGCGTCGCACTGGACGGATCGCCTCGCCCAGGGGCTGCTGTTTGTCGCTGCGGCCGCCGGCGTGCTCTTTCTGCTCGCGCCGATGGCCGCGATTCTCATCAAGAGCGTGCAGGATAACGACGGGCACTTCGTCGGCCTGCAACACTTCCGCGAGTATTTCCATTCGCCCGCCCTGTTCGGATCGATCTGGAACAGCGTGTGGATCTCGATGGTGACGACGTGCATGACCGTGCCGCTCGCCTTCATCTTCGCGTACGCCCTCACGCGTAGCTGCATTCGCGGCAAGACGCTGTTGCGCAACATCGCGCTCATCCCGATTCTCGGACCCACGCTGTTGCCCGCCATCTCGTTCATCTTCTGGTTCGGCAATCAGGGACTGTTGCGGCCGTTCATGGGCGACGTGGACATCTACGGGCCGCTGGGCATTGTGATGTCGCTGGTGAACGCCACGTTCCCGCACGCATTGATGATCCTGATCACCGCGCTCTCGCTCACCGACGCCCGGCTCTACGAAGCCGCCGACGCCCTCGGTACGCCCATGCTGCGACGCTTCTTCACCATCACGCTGCCTGGCGCGAAGTATGGCGTGATTAGTGCCGCCATGATCGTCTTCACCTATGCGATTTCCGATTTCGGGATTCCGAAAGTCATCGGCGGCGATTTCAACGTGCTGGCCACCGACATCTATAAGCTCGTGATCGGTCAGCAGGACTTCTCGAAGGGCGCCGTCGTGGGCCTCGTGCTGCTCGTGCCCGTCGGTATCACCTATCTCGTGGATTCGGTTGTGCAACGCAAGCAACAGGCGCTGCTCTCGGCGCGCGCGGTGCCGTATGTACCGAAACCCTCTCGCGGATTCGACTGGCTCATGGCCACGCTGTGCTGGGGCATGGCCGCCATCATGCTCGCGATTCTGGGCATGGCGGTGTACGCCTCGTTCGTGAAGTTCTGGCCGTACAACTTCAGTCTGTCGCTCGGACATTACCGCTTCGGCCTTATCGAGAGCGGTGCATTCGACTCGTACGTGAACAGTCTGCAAATGGCGTTCTGGTGTGCGGTGTGGGGCACGGCGGCGATCTTCGTCATTGCCTATCTGCTCGAGAAGACACGCGGCATGACGTGGCTGCGCGGTTTCATCCGCATGATGGCCGTACTGCCGATGGGGGTGCCCGGTCTCGTGCTCGGGCTGGGCTACATCTTCTTCTTCGTTCCCGAGGCCAATCCGCTGCATGGCCTGTACGGCACGCTTGCCATTCTGGTGATCGTCAACGTGGTGCATTACTACTCGTCGAGTCATCTCACGGCGGTGACGGCGCTCAAGCAGATCGACCCGGAATTCGAGTATGTGTCGGCGTCGCTGAAGGTGCCGTTCTATCGCACGTTCTGGCGAGTGTCTGCGCCTATCTGCCTGCCTTCGATCATCGACATCAGCCGGTACCTGTTCGTCAACGCCATGACGACGGTATCTGCCGTGGTGTTTCTTTACTCGGCCGACACCTCGCTTGCGTCGGTCGCCATCGTGAACATGGACGAGACCGGCTCGATCGGCCCCGCCGCCGCCATGGCCACACTCGTCGTACTCACGTCGATGGGGGTGTGCCTGCTCTATCACGCAATTCAGATCGTAGTGGAGCGCTATACGCAGGCGTGGCGTCGGCCGTCGGGAATGGTCCGCAAGACGCATTGA
- a CDS encoding 2-aminoethylphosphonate--pyruvate transaminase: MILGQEPILLTPGPLTTSPATRQAMLRDWGSWDAQFNRITASLCRDLVDVVHGGEDYVCVPLQGSGTFAVEAAIGTLTPRGARILVPDNGAYCQRILKICRYLGRDAIALPIPEDQAASAAAIDEALTRDPSITHVAQVHLETGAGVLNPLADIARVCQKHGKGLIVDAMSSFGAVEIDVRSMPFDALIAASGKCLEGVPGMGFVIARKSVLEASAGNSHSLAMDLHDQYSYMQKTTQWRFTPPTHVVAALRAAVDQFLAEGGQPVRGARYRKNCCTLVDGMASLGFRPFLAPEVQAPVIVTFHAPADNKYDFKAFYAAVRDRGYILYPGKLTQIETFRVGCIGAIDDNEMRNVVTAIAQSLTSLGIRQVAPLTRAA, translated from the coding sequence ATGATTCTCGGTCAGGAACCGATTCTGCTCACCCCCGGCCCGCTCACCACGTCGCCGGCCACCCGACAGGCCATGTTGCGCGACTGGGGGTCGTGGGACGCCCAGTTCAACCGCATTACCGCATCGCTGTGCCGCGACCTGGTAGATGTCGTCCACGGCGGCGAAGACTATGTCTGTGTGCCGCTGCAAGGCTCGGGCACGTTCGCCGTCGAAGCGGCTATCGGCACACTCACCCCACGCGGCGCGCGCATTCTCGTGCCCGATAACGGTGCGTACTGCCAGCGCATTCTGAAAATCTGTCGCTATCTGGGACGCGACGCGATCGCCCTGCCCATTCCTGAAGATCAGGCCGCGAGCGCCGCCGCGATCGACGAAGCGCTCACGCGCGACCCGTCGATCACACACGTTGCGCAGGTGCATCTGGAAACCGGCGCCGGTGTGCTCAATCCGCTTGCCGACATCGCGCGCGTCTGTCAGAAGCACGGCAAGGGACTTATCGTCGACGCCATGAGTTCGTTCGGCGCTGTCGAGATCGATGTGCGCTCGATGCCGTTCGACGCCCTCATCGCCGCGAGCGGGAAATGCCTTGAAGGGGTGCCGGGCATGGGTTTCGTGATCGCCAGGAAGTCCGTGCTCGAGGCCAGCGCCGGTAACAGTCACTCGCTGGCGATGGATCTGCACGACCAGTACAGCTACATGCAAAAGACCACGCAGTGGCGTTTCACTCCGCCGACGCATGTGGTCGCTGCACTGCGTGCGGCGGTCGATCAGTTCCTGGCCGAAGGGGGGCAGCCCGTACGCGGCGCGCGTTACCGGAAGAATTGCTGCACCTTGGTTGACGGCATGGCGTCGCTGGGCTTCCGTCCGTTCCTTGCGCCCGAAGTGCAGGCTCCCGTGATCGTGACATTCCACGCGCCCGCCGACAACAAGTACGACTTCAAGGCGTTTTACGCTGCCGTGCGCGATCGCGGTTACATCCTCTATCCGGGCAAGCTCACGCAGATCGAAACGTTCCGGGTCGGTTGCATCGGGGCCATCGACGATAACGAGATGCGCAATGTTGTCACGGCCATTGCACAGTCGTTGACGTCGCTCGGCATTCGGCAGGTGGCGCCCCTCACGCGCGCCGCGTAG
- the phnY gene encoding phosphonoacetaldehyde dehydrogenase has translation MNAPHKLHPEFRAEALRIGGEKVTRERIIEVFNPYSGDLVGTVPKASLDDVRRAFSIAKQYRSTLTRFERANILDKAAALLRERTAEAAAIITMESGLCKKDAVYEIGRVADVLGFAAGEALKDDGQAFSCDLTPHGKKRRVVTQREPLLGAISAITPFNHPMNQVAHKVAPSIATNNRMVLKPSEKVPLSAFYLADTLYEAGLPPEMLQVITGDPVEIADEMITNENIDMITFTGGVSIGKYIASKAGYRRIVLELGGNDPLIVMEDADLDRATDLAVQGSYKNSGQRCTAVKRMLVHRDVAAQFTELVVEKTRAWKYGDPADGSNDMGTVIDEAAARLFESRVNEAVSQGARLLVGNKRDGALYSPTVIDRVDPKMTVVREETFGPVSPILTFGSIDEAIAMSNGTAFGLSSGVCTNRLDYVTRFTNELQVGTVNVWEVPGYRIELTPFGGIKDSGLGYKEGVQEAMKSFTNTKTFTLPWGI, from the coding sequence ATGAACGCGCCGCACAAGCTGCACCCCGAGTTTCGCGCCGAAGCGCTTCGCATCGGTGGCGAAAAAGTGACCCGCGAACGAATCATCGAAGTCTTCAACCCGTATTCGGGCGATCTGGTCGGCACCGTGCCGAAGGCGTCGCTCGACGACGTGCGCCGCGCGTTCTCGATTGCGAAACAGTACCGCTCGACGCTCACCCGTTTCGAACGCGCCAACATTCTCGACAAGGCCGCCGCGTTGCTACGCGAGCGCACTGCCGAGGCCGCCGCGATCATCACGATGGAATCGGGGCTGTGCAAGAAAGACGCCGTCTACGAAATCGGCCGCGTGGCCGATGTTCTCGGCTTCGCCGCAGGCGAAGCGCTCAAGGACGACGGGCAGGCCTTCTCTTGCGACCTCACACCGCATGGCAAGAAGCGCCGCGTGGTCACGCAGCGCGAGCCGCTGCTGGGCGCGATCTCGGCCATCACACCATTCAATCACCCGATGAATCAGGTGGCGCACAAGGTGGCGCCGTCGATTGCGACCAATAACCGGATGGTGCTCAAGCCGTCTGAGAAGGTTCCGCTTTCGGCGTTCTATCTGGCTGATACGCTCTATGAAGCCGGGCTGCCGCCGGAGATGCTCCAGGTCATTACGGGCGATCCCGTGGAGATCGCCGACGAGATGATCACGAACGAGAACATCGACATGATCACGTTCACGGGCGGTGTGTCGATCGGCAAGTACATTGCGTCGAAGGCGGGCTATCGCCGTATCGTGCTGGAACTGGGAGGCAATGATCCCCTGATCGTGATGGAAGACGCCGACCTCGATCGTGCCACTGACCTCGCGGTGCAGGGCTCATACAAGAATTCGGGCCAGCGATGCACGGCGGTCAAGCGCATGCTCGTGCACCGCGACGTTGCGGCACAGTTCACCGAACTGGTTGTGGAGAAGACCCGGGCATGGAAGTACGGCGATCCGGCCGACGGGTCGAACGACATGGGCACGGTCATCGATGAAGCGGCAGCCCGCCTGTTCGAATCGCGAGTGAACGAGGCAGTCTCGCAGGGCGCACGGTTGCTCGTGGGCAACAAGCGCGACGGCGCGTTGTACTCGCCGACCGTCATCGATCGGGTCGATCCGAAGATGACCGTCGTGCGTGAAGAAACCTTCGGGCCGGTCTCGCCGATCCTCACGTTCGGCAGCATCGACGAAGCCATCGCCATGTCCAACGGCACGGCGTTCGGGCTGTCATCGGGCGTATGCACGAACCGCCTCGACTACGTCACGCGCTTCACCAACGAACTTCAGGTCGGCACGGTCAATGTCTGGGAAGTGCCGGGGTATCGCATCGAACTGACACCGTTTGGCGGCATCAAGGATTCCGGACTCGGTTACAAGGAGGGGGTGCAGGAAGCGATGAAGAGCTTCACCAACACCAAAACCTTTACGCTGCCGTGGGGAATCTGA